The following DNA comes from Methylophilus sp. 5.
GCGCCGAAACCTGAAGCCTCAATATCTAATATGACTGGTGGCACCATCAACACTAACCTGTATGTCTCTCTTGATCAATTTATCTGCGACTAAATATGACTGACGTTTATCTGACTATTCAACGGCACAAAAACGGCTTGCTTTAATCTGCAATCAGATTATACGCAATTCGCTCACGCTGAGGACTGAACTTCCCCTGACCTGGATGGACAAACTAAAGCCACACATCATTTATCAGGGAGAAAACAATGCATAAAATAATCACAGTCTCAGTGTTAACAGCAGCAATTGGCTTATCCGGTTGCGCAAATATGAGCGAAACCCAAAAAGGAACCGCTAAAGGCGCGGGCATAGGCGCTGCTGCAGGCGGTGTCATTGGCGCAGTGGCCGGTGGTGGCAAAGGGGCTGCCATCGGGGCGGCCGTAGGCGCTGGTGCCGGTGCGATTGCCGGTAATATCTGGTCTAAAAAGATGGAAGCACAGAAACAGGAAATGGAACAGGCGACAGCAGGCACAGGCGTTGCCGTGACCAAGACCGAAAATAACCAACTCAAATTAGAGATTCCGAGTGATATTTCGTTTGATAAAGGCAAATCCAATATCAAACCGAATTTTCGCCCGATTCTGGATAAGTTTGCGACCGGTTTACAAAGCAATTCAGCCGCACGCGTGAATATCGTCGGCCATACTGACAGCAGCGGCTCAGATGCCATTAATGACCCATTATCTGTAAATCGTGCTGCCAGCGCCCGCAGTTACCTGGCTGAGCGCGGCATTGCATTTAACCGCATCACCATTGATGGCCGCGGCTCACATGAACCGTTAACCGCCAATGACACCGAAGCTAACCGTGCCAAAAATCGCCGCGTGGAGATTTTCGTCGCCGAGCCAGAACCGCAGGCAGCGCCTAAATAAGCGTTAAGCAATCATAGAAAAAGCCGACTATTCAGTCGGCTTTTTCTATGCGCAATCGGCATCCTCAATAAAAAGAGGATGCCGACTTTGCAATACATGACGCAATCCTAAATGAACAACGGTGCCACAAATGCAAAAAAAGCACCTACCAGAAAAACAATCACCGAAAACCA
Coding sequences within:
- a CDS encoding OmpA family protein, whose translation is MHKIITVSVLTAAIGLSGCANMSETQKGTAKGAGIGAAAGGVIGAVAGGGKGAAIGAAVGAGAGAIAGNIWSKKMEAQKQEMEQATAGTGVAVTKTENNQLKLEIPSDISFDKGKSNIKPNFRPILDKFATGLQSNSAARVNIVGHTDSSGSDAINDPLSVNRAASARSYLAERGIAFNRITIDGRGSHEPLTANDTEANRAKNRRVEIFVAEPEPQAAPK